Sequence from the Drosophila subpulchrella strain 33 F10 #4 breed RU33 chromosome 3R, RU_Dsub_v1.1 Primary Assembly, whole genome shotgun sequence genome:
GAACCTCAAGTACCCCATCTACTTTGCTCTCGGCCTCACCGAGAAGGCCAACACCTACTACAAAATGTTCATCACCTGGACGAACCAGAAGATCCGCAAGACATTTGTCCACCGCAACATGTTCGACTTTAAGCACATCAAGCCGTTTGACAAGGCCTACATCGACAATCCCGGCGCCATGGTGGTGTTTGCCACGCCGGGAATGCTGCACGCGGGTCTCTCCCTGCAGATTTTCAAGAAGTGGGCGCCCAACGAGAACAACATGGTGATTATGCCAGGCTATTGTGTACAGGGCACAGTGGGCAACAAGATCCTGGGTGGCGCCAAGAAGGTGGAGTTCGAGAACCGCCAGGTGGTGGAGGTCAAAATGGCCGTGGAATACATGAGCTTTTCAGCCCATGCCGATGCCAAAGGTAGCTAAAACTCATCTACTTTTATATAAgtgataaatataaataaccCCTCTATTTTACAGGCATCATGCAGCTAATCCAGAACTGTGAGCCAAAGAACGTTATGCTCGTCCACGGCGAAGCCGAAAAGATGAAGTTCCTGCGCTCAAAGATCAAGGACGAATTCAACCTGGAGACCTACATGCCGGCCAATGGCGAGACCTGTGTGATCTCCACGCCCGTCAAAATCCCCGTCGATGCCTCTGTTTCCCTGCTAAAAGCCGAGGCCCGCTCCTATAATGCCCAACCGCCGGATCCCAAGCGCAGGCGGCTCATTCACGGCGTCCTCGTGATGAAGGACAATCGAATAATGTTGCAAAACCTGACCGATGCTCTTAAGGAGATCGGAATCAACCGGCATGTGATGCGATTTACGTCCAAAGTCAAGATGGACGATCCTGGGCCAATGATTCGCACCAGCGAAAGGCTCAAGACTCTGCTCGAAGAAAAACTGGCCGGCTGGACGGTGACAATGCAGGAGAACGGCTCCATAACCATCGAGTCCGTGGAGGTGAAGGTGGAGGAGGACGAGAAGGATCCCAAGCAGAAGACAATATTGATATCCTGGACCAACCAGGACGAGGACATCGGAGCCTACATACTGAATGTGCTCCAAAACATGTGCTAGGCTAGGCAACGAAGAAGCATCCCAATGAAATCCCATGCCTTAATTCCATAGATAAGCACAAAGTGTAGATACCAATTTCTGAAATTTTTGAATGTCGGTCAAAATATACGTAAATAATCCAAAAGGGCTGCAGGAttcttaattaaaatgtatataactGAGAGTTGGAAAGTTAATGTTCTGAGTATTACCAATTTAtccatacaaaataattgcatTTTAATATTCAAGTTTACACTATCTTTTACAAGTGGGTTAAACTAAATTCATTATCAATTATATTGGGAGGCACACATAATCGAAAACTTTTAGTAACAGATTCGAATTATGTTCATATAgtacttttaaatataaaaaagggaaCTCGTTAAATATCAAATAATAACTTCGGTtggtaaaaacaaaaacagaccTTTGCAATTCCTTTCCTCCCACTTCACAAAGTTAAAGAGTTCGCGGTTAGAGTTATTTTCGTTCGTTCCACGCTATTTATTCTGGGGTTTTTTGAAAGTGTAACATTACTAGGGCTCCAGGCGTCGCTCCGGGTGCCTGGCACCATATGCAATTAGCTTTATGAATCGTTGGAGCCGTTCGATCATCTCACAGTAGTAGCATTCGCTTATGTGAGGGCGGCGGCACCGGAGATGATTTCAATCAGCTCGCGAGTGATGACAGCCTGTCGGGTGCGGTTGAAGGTGAGGGTCAGCTTGTCAATCATCTCACCGGCGTTCTTGGACGCGTTGTCCATGGCAGTCATACGGGAGGACTGCTCCGAGCAGGCGCCCTCCTTCATGGTGTAGAAGATGAGCGAGGCCAGAGAGAACTCCAGGTAGCTCTTGACGACATCGCTGTCGAGCGAGTCGTAAACGGCCAGCTTCTCGGACTTCTCCACGGTGGATCCGCTGAAGATGGGCAGGGTGGAGCACTGGTAGGACACCACCGACTTGAACCGGTTGTACACGATCTTGCCCTCGGTGTAATCGTAACCGGTCTGCATAACCTCGTTGGCAATCTTCGAGGCGTCCAGGAAAGTGGGCGGCAGACGACCCACCTCGTTGGCCACCATCAGGATGTTCTTGCCGTACAGGCGGGACAGGATCGCACGCGACTTGTCGCCCACGCAGAAGACCTTGGTGTTGGCCTCATCCTGGGCCAGCTCTCCGCGAATGAGACGGGCCACACCAGTGTGGACGGCTCCGCAGAGACCACGATCCGAAGTCACCGCGATGAGCAGCTTCTTGGGCTCGGCCTTCTCGTCGGCCTGGATTTCCGTCTTCTCGAAGAACTGCTGGGCGCCAATGCCATAAGGACGCGCCGCCTTCAAGTCTCGCTCCGCACGAGCGTACTTGGCAGCGGACACCATCTTCATCGATTGCGTAATTTTCTGAATGTTCTTCACCGACTTCAGGCGAATGGAAATCATCTTCAGGGTGGCCATTCCACGCTGCTGCTGGGCCAGCATGGTGGCCTCCATGGCCAGGGGCAGCAAGAGCTGGGTGCGTTGCATCATCATCCTGTCGAAGCTGTCGAAGATTCCCTGCCGAAAATTACTTTAGTTTCACTACTCGGCAAAATGGCAATTTTCCTCACCTTGCGTTAAGTTGGCTGCGCCACAACGAGTGTTATAACACCGAGCGGCGTTGCCACCCGGTTGAGGTTAAGAGTGGTCGTTATTCGTGGTGACTGGCAAAAGGACAGGGGCTCGGGAGTAGAAAGGGGGTTACAaccaaaaattaaacattttatgcAACTAAAAGAAAGTAAACATTTGTATCTTTAAACTATGAAATTATAGGGCTTCAACAGAAAGTAATTGAATATAATTACTCTTTCAGGGTGCTAAATttgtatataaaatattttattttacacaTAACTTTGAGTAATGAGCCCCTTATAACATTTGCCTCTACGCCCTTTTATATTATGCatttcaaaatccaattaAGTAGCCACGAAACCGCAACGAAGGCGCCAATTTGGtaattgaaatatttcgtGTTAGTTCATTTCTACACATTAATTcttgtaataataaaattaaacccCCATATGTAATTGATAATGATAAGGTGGTTGATTCAGAGATGCCACTTTGTTTCCCGAGCTTCAGCCAGAGTTGCCACCTTGTCTTCCCATGGTCAGCTGCTCACGCACGCCGTCTGCTGGTCCGTCACTAACGCCTCACGCAAAAAAAGCTGACGTACTCGGGAAAAAGATTAGGATATTTCGACGGAGACGAGCGCCCGATCCGACTAATTGACTCCCCCGCCCCAGCAGCCAAGCCATATAGACAAGATCGCCCCGTTCCAGGATTCCCGGGATCCCAGGGATGCGACCTCTGGGGACGAAAAACAGCGGATAAGTTAGCTGtgcgtgtgcgtgtgtgtgtgtgtatgttcGCTTCGAGTCTGTAAAAAGCTGGAAAATTGTTGCTGCGCAGCggaggaatatatatatagaacaCTAAGCAGCAGAACTGGCATGACGAAGATCAAGACGAGGCTAAAGACAGAGGCTTGAGATACCAACCAAGAAATCGGTGGCTTAAACAACCAAAATTCCAGTGCCTTTGTAGCAGCAACAaggtgtgcgtgtgtgcgtgcgtgtgtTTGTTGCCTGCGcagtgttgttgttgccgttgcagttgcagcattgcaattgttgttgttgctggtgtgACACAACAGTAACAAAATATTGAGCCGCCGAGCAAAACACATGATGTGGTCGTTTTTCTCGCGCGACTCCTCAAAAGACTTTCCCTACGACATTGGCGAACCCGTGGGCGGTTTTGATCAGTACTCCATATGGACACTGCACAAGGCCAAGAGGAAGACCACCCAGGAGGAGGTGTCCGTCTTTGTCTACGACATCCGCAGTGGATCGGATACCAAGTGCGAACTGGCCAAGGCATCGCTGAAGCGGCTCAAGACATTGCGTCATCCCAGCATCCTGCAGTATCTGGACTCGCTGGAGACGGACAAGATGCTCTATGTGGCCACAGAGGCTGTGGATCCGCTAGGAAGCTACTTTGCCAAGCTGGGCAGCGATAATCTCCAGAAGGGCCTCTACCTGGCCTGGGGCATCTTCCAAATCACTGTGGGTTTATCTTGAAACCACCCTTCTAGCAGTCTTAGCTAATCTCTAATCCCTTTCAGCGCGCCCTGTCCTTCCTCAACAACGATGGCAATCTGCGACATAACAATGTCTCCGCCTGGTCGGTGTTCGTCAATGCCTCTGGCGAGTGGAAACTGGGCAGTCTGGAGTATGTCTCAGCGGCCGATGGAAATCCCATGCCGCCCGCCAAGATTCCCGTAACCCTGGAGGTCTACGATTCACCCGAGAAGAGCGATCAGAGCAAGCTCAAGGCGGCCACCAAGTGGTACATACATTATTTTATCCCTGAAACTCTTTATTCTAATGAGCATTAATCAAACCAGTTCCGTGGACATGTGGGGCCTGGGCTGTCTGGTGTGGGAGGCCTTCAACGGCGTGCTCAAGCAGCGCTCCAACCTCAAGGACATTGAACACATACCCAAATCCCTGCAATCGCTCTACTGCGAGCTGGTGGGAGCCTCGCCTTCGAATCGCCCCAATCCGGCGGACATAATCACACGTTGCCGCAAGCCAGGAGGCTTCTTCAAGAATGATTTGGTGGACACACTGCTCTTCCTGGAGGAAATCCAAATCAAGGACAAGGCGGAGAAGAATCGCTTCTTCAGCGGCCTGACCACGCATCTGGACAACTTTCCGGACAATGTGTGCAGGCACAAGATACTTCCACAGCTGATAACAGCCTACGAGTACGGAGATGCGGGCTCCGCGGTGCTGGCACCCATGTTTAAGGTTGTCCATTGAATCGATACACCCTATCTGACACATGAGTATTCATTGAGAATTATAATCTTGCAGCTGGGCAAACTGCTGGACGAGGTGGAGTACCAGAAACGCATTGTGCCATGTGTGGTCAAGTTATTTGCTTCCACGGATCGTGTTACGCGATCGCGCCTGCTGCAGCAGCTGGATCTGTTCATTGCGCATCTGCAGCCACAGGTGGTCAACGATCAGATTTTTCCCCAGGTGGCGCACGGGTTCCTGGACACCAATGCCACCATACGCGAGCAGACGGTCAAGTCGATCATCCATTTGGCGCCCAAGCTCAACTACAACAATCTGAATGTGGAGGTGCTGCGTCACTTTGCCAGGCTGCAGGCGCGGGACGACCAGGGTGGAATTCGCACTAATACTACGGTGTGTCTGGGCAAGATTGCGCCGCACTTGCATCCGCAGGTGCGCCAGCGTGTGCTGGTCTCTGCCTTTATTCGCGCCATGCGGGATCCTTTCCCTCCCGCAAGAGTGGCCGGAGTTCTAGCGCTAGCCGCTACACAGCAGTACTTTTTGCTCAGCGAGGTGGCCAACCGGGTGCTGCCGTCTCTGTGTTCCCTCAGCGTCGATCCGGAGAAAACGGTGCGCGATCCGGCGTTCAAAACCATCCGAGGATTTCTGGGCAAGCTGGAGAAGGTATCCGAGGATCCCAGTTTGCGGGAGACAATGGGTGAGTGATCTTTATTCATTATTTAAGAAAAAGCATCTAGTATAGGACATATAATAATTCTGATTCGAACTATTATTTTGCAGAGGCTGATGTCCACACGGCCACGCCCTCGATTGGCAATGCGGCGGCCACCTGGGCGGGATGGGCGGTGACGGCCGTCACAGCCAAGTTCTATCGCAGCCAAAGTGATTCGTCGCGACCACGACCGCCTTTAACTGGACGCAATCTGTCCAAGCCAGCGTCGCTTGGTGAGTACATATATTCGCCTCGCTTATGCAATTTGCACAATGCAATTAACCTGGCCTCCATTTGCCTTTTTGTCGTGTGTGTAGAGCAACCATCGAGCAGCAGTTTATCAACCACCACAAGTAGTGTTACCTCAATGACGTCGCTGGAGCATGAAAGCAATGACACCTCCGCCTCGGCCTCTGATTATGGCAACAACGATTGGGACAACGAAAACTGGGGCGAAATGGATGTAAGTGCTAGTTGAATGTCATGAGATAAGTGCTAACTATGCTTGATTAATTGCAGACCTCTCAGGATCCCAGCAGCCCGCTGGCAGCCAGCTCCAATAATGGCGCCTTAATGGCGGCCAATGCCTTGAGTGAAGTGCGCGATGGCTGGGACAACGAGGAGTGGGGCAGTCTTGAAGAGGATCCGGTGAGATCGCAGTCTAAAAACCACCAAATTCAGTTACTTATTCCATTGATTTCCGCTTAGtgcgaggaggaggagcaggcggagcaggagcagcagcaacagcagctggCCAGACAATCTATATCATCCACCACGTCATCCAGTCAGCAGCACCAGCGTCCTCTGCTGCCacatcagcagcaacagcatcCGCATCAGcaacagctgcagcagcacGAACTGAACGATCTGATCGAGCCGCTGGCCAAGCTCAACTCACACGTCACCTCGCCGTCGAAGCAATCGATGCTGCGGCCGAAGGAGCTGCCCAATCTATCCAGCAGCAATACGTCGCCCACGTCGGCCACTGCCAATTGCAATAACATTAGCCCGCCTTCGTCGCATTTGAATAATTCGACGCATAATGCCAATTGGAATAGCGATTCGTGGGCCGATGGGGAGTTTGAGCCTCTGGATGAATCGGGATTTGGTGAGTTTTAGGATAATCAGAAAACATTTGTCTTACCAAGACTTGATATTCATGATCTGTATACCCTTATAATGAACTGTTTAGTGAATGGTAACTAATGAATATTCTTTGCTTTTCCAGGAAATGCCAAACTGGACGAGGCTCGTCGCAAGCGGGAGGAGAAGAAGCTGCAGCGGCAGCGGGAACTGGAGGCGCGTCGCGCCCAACGGGCGAGCGGTCCCATGAAGCTGGGCGCcaaaaagctttaaaagtaATCAGCTGATAACAGCTACGACATGTGTTATTCAGCTGTTATTTCCCTCGTACATCTAAGCCCAAAGTGTATTTTGTATATTTCTGTACGTGCGTGTATGTCTCTTGTCCCGCTCCCAATTTTTCCCGCTCTGTGTGTGCTTTGTGTTACTTTTGGGTACTGGCTATTGCATTTAATGCAATCTCAGTGTCTCTAGCCTCCACATTTCGATTAAACATAGCCGTATTGTATTTCTAATGCTGGCACGATATTAGCTAATATATTCTCAGCGTCTCTAACGAAGTTTCCGAATGTAAAGCACTGTAATTAAAAACctgtaatttatatttatataaaaccaaaagcgaatgaagcaaatgacaAACCAACCAACCAGTAGTTAGTAAATTACTTCAAATTTATACTTTTATTAATCGAGTCTAGAACGGTGAAAACGTATCGAAGATAGGATATCTAACTAGGAGGGTCCTTGAGCGTGAATGTCAGAGAAATGGGGGATAATCGATATCAGTGAGTGGATATGAGGTCCTTTTCCTATCCTTCTATCAATGAGTGAATGGGgatgtgcgtgtgtgtgatTTCAAAATTCATTTAAGTCGCCCCTTTCCAAAGCTGAAGAAAAACTTAATGGATTCCATGCTCGATTTTCCAGAAAGCGCTGAGGGGAAAAGTgaatatttaacaaaaaatctaAACGTATTTTTGCGAATGGAGCGTAACCAAAATTGTGAATTttaatacataaataataacaaatatttttatatagttCATAATAAACGGGGAAACGAATTATATAGAACCAACCAAAtagaaacaaaagaaatcaagaaTCGCAAGCAATTATAGAAGGAAAcaattttaaagcttttcAGAGATACATTTAATTGTAGTAGAATTGCACTTGTTATATAGATGTCCTAGTTTGCCATAAATAGGAACGATCAGGAATGCGTTTTCCTCTCGGTTTAGGTTTACCTTTTTCGTTTTCTTGCCATTTTCCGTTAAAGAGTTTTCGAATTTTACCCAAGTTTACCTAAGAACAGCACCAAGCGCAAGGCCATTTTTTGCATGTCAAACTACTAGTAGCGATACACTTTTTGAATGTCCTGTACATACATttagatacagatacagttATACATATACCTAACATATATGCcgattttttccaatacctcaATATCAGTGTACAATTTTTccataatatatttttgaaaatacaaACGAAACTAAATAACCCAAAAAAGGAAGGAAATACGAAAAAAGTAAGGaaagaaaaatgttgactttTTGAAATCTCATTGTTGTCGCCGCGTCTGTTTGTTTGCACTTGGAGCAAACGCcacatatgtatatttgtaattAATGCAACTCGATTCCAATCCACGTCAGCCCGATATGCCCCGCCCCCTGCCCCCCGCCTCCTTCTTCACATTTATTGGCATTCATTTTCTTACAACAAATTCTCTCAGCAAATTTAACATTAGCGTAATGAACtattaaaaaaaccaaaaaaaaagacattgaaaataaacaaattgaaGCAACATGGAAAATTTATTGTTTAGACAAATTTTTAAGActgcaaaaataaaagaaaatacaaaattaattGAAAGTGGTAATGGTAAATTACAAGAAAACTAAATTATTTAGTACTAATCAtcagtaaaataaattttgaaataattaataacgACAAAGTCTTGATATTTCACCTCTGTGGGTAAGTAAAATCTTTTCGGAGTTCTATTAACATTGTTTAAATGGATATATCCCGAATGGCTTTTGTGGCCACATCTGGTcgagtatatatatatagttggTTAATGGCATCTGTTTTGGCAAATGTTTCTGATGGCCATTCGATAATTGCAACAATCCAAAACCaagcctttgtttatgtttttatttcgCCGTCACTGCAGTTTGTGCAGCTGTTTTTGCCAGTTTTGCGAGGATAGTTAAGATGGGTAGATGCAGATATCGGGAAAACCCCCATAGAGCTTGGCAGACAAAGGGAAATATTTTACACTGCATCAATATCAAGTTCGCTTTTTAATCATTTGCTTAAAAATAACCCAACTGGATTAATCCACTTTGAAATGGAGACGTGCTTGCTTACTCGTAGCAATAAATAATTTCACATTTATCAATTTCATGTTTATATGTAACATTTTTACTAGgaactttaatttatttgttttaaatatgtgaagaaaataaaataagaatttATATCATACATATTTCAAGGGAAATGTAATATCCATGTTTTGATAATCATTTTATATATATGGTTTTAATTAATCATTGCCCATAAAACGTAATTATGCGCCACACGATTTCGTAGCATACTTATTTGAGCCACAGAAACGCAATTTCATCTGGGTCGTTTCGCACTCCGCCCACTGCGCTAATTAAAATGAGTCAATCTGCCCAGATTGGGGCTCCTTGGTAATCCCCCAATGTCACGTCACGTTTTGCGAGCTATTTTTAAGACCTGCGACCGCACAACTTTGTTTTTCTCACGCGCCCGTTTCGCAGCTAATTTGTTGCAACTTGCACTGGGTTTCCGAAACAGGGGCGTTGGCAAATGGGGGTTGCTAAAATTATTTCAAGATAacctaaaaatgtttttaaaaacatttaaggaACTTTATAATTTTTCATATGACTAGATTAAAAACTTCGTATAAAGCGAAAGGTGTGTTGTAAAGGTGTTGTAAACTAATAgttaaaaaaatcattataaggaaaccttttttaaacagaattttatttttgaaagaTTTATGCTGTATTGCTTTTATTATCTGAACGGTTTTttcaaattatattaaaaaatcattATAAGGAAACCTTTTTAGACAGAATCTTATTTTTGAAAGATTTATGATTTATTGATCTTATTATCGGAACGGTTTTTTcgaataatattaaaaaccaTTAgcaaattattatattttatttttatttaaattaaaatattttttttacgaaCTCGTAGTATAAGATTATTGTGTCTTATTCTTAAAAGTACATcaactatattttatattattatttaaaggtGTTGTACTTATGTTTTGAAGGTCGTTGGTTGTGGTACAGAGTGTGGAAGGAATATCAaagtaatatttgtatttgaGACCCCCCTTTGCCCCGCCCCTTTCGCAACCGATGGTACCGCCCAACTGTCCACCCCCGGAATGGAGCAGCTGCCAAATCTGTTGACGGAGTTGCCCTTGCCGTGAGTAATTGCCTCGTCCAAGTGCCACAAACCCAAACGCTGCTCCGGATTGCAGTGCCTAAAATAAGTAACGCCAAGTGGGGGGTGGCGGCAAAATAAAACCAGAGGCTACTAAAGACGCGGAACGCTATTAATAGGCGCTGAAGTCAGATGGAAGTGGAGATGGAGACCTATGGAGGTATAGCCACTGCACTCgcattactcatacgccctGCCTGCCGCCCCTCGCGTGTCTAATTGCGCTGAAATGCTAAAATTGCGATTACCGGCGTTG
This genomic interval carries:
- the LOC119545636 gene encoding integrator complex subunit 11 produces the protein MPDIKITPLGAGQDVGRSCLLLSMGGKNIMLDCGMHMGYNDERRFPDFSYIVPEGPITSHIDCVIISHFHLDHCGALPYMSEIVGYTGPIYMTHPTKAIAPILLEDMRKVAVERKGESNFFTTQMIKDCMKKVIPVTLHQSMMVDTDLEIKAYYAGHVLGAAMFWIKVGSQSVVYTGDYNMTPDRHLGAAWIDKCRPDLLISESTYATTIRDSKRCRERDFLKKVHECVAKGGKVLIPVFALGRAQELCILLETYWERMNLKYPIYFALGLTEKANTYYKMFITWTNQKIRKTFVHRNMFDFKHIKPFDKAYIDNPGAMVVFATPGMLHAGLSLQIFKKWAPNENNMVIMPGYCVQGTVGNKILGGAKKVEFENRQVVEVKMAVEYMSFSAHADAKGIMQLIQNCEPKNVMLVHGEAEKMKFLRSKIKDEFNLETYMPANGETCVISTPVKIPVDASVSLLKAEARSYNAQPPDPKRRRLIHGVLVMKDNRIMLQNLTDALKEIGINRHVMRFTSKVKMDDPGPMIRTSERLKTLLEEKLAGWTVTMQENGSITIESVEVKVEEDEKDPKQKTILISWTNQDEDIGAYILNVLQNMC
- the LOC119545640 gene encoding ATP synthase subunit gamma, mitochondrial, translated to MMMQRTQLLLPLAMEATMLAQQQRGMATLKMISIRLKSVKNIQKITQSMKMVSAAKYARAERDLKAARPYGIGAQQFFEKTEIQADEKAEPKKLLIAVTSDRGLCGAVHTGVARLIRGELAQDEANTKVFCVGDKSRAILSRLYGKNILMVANEVGRLPPTFLDASKIANEVMQTGYDYTEGKIVYNRFKSVVSYQCSTLPIFSGSTVEKSEKLAVYDSLDSDVVKSYLEFSLASLIFYTMKEGACSEQSSRMTAMDNASKNAGEMIDKLTLTFNRTRQAVITRELIEIISGAAALT
- the LOC119545633 gene encoding N-terminal kinase-like protein, with amino-acid sequence MMWSFFSRDSSKDFPYDIGEPVGGFDQYSIWTLHKAKRKTTQEEVSVFVYDIRSGSDTKCELAKASLKRLKTLRHPSILQYLDSLETDKMLYVATEAVDPLGSYFAKLGSDNLQKGLYLAWGIFQITRALSFLNNDGNLRHNNVSAWSVFVNASGEWKLGSLEYVSAADGNPMPPAKIPVTLEVYDSPEKSDQSKLKAATKCSVDMWGLGCLVWEAFNGVLKQRSNLKDIEHIPKSLQSLYCELVGASPSNRPNPADIITRCRKPGGFFKNDLVDTLLFLEEIQIKDKAEKNRFFSGLTTHLDNFPDNVCRHKILPQLITAYEYGDAGSAVLAPMFKLGKLLDEVEYQKRIVPCVVKLFASTDRVTRSRLLQQLDLFIAHLQPQVVNDQIFPQVAHGFLDTNATIREQTVKSIIHLAPKLNYNNLNVEVLRHFARLQARDDQGGIRTNTTVCLGKIAPHLHPQVRQRVLVSAFIRAMRDPFPPARVAGVLALAATQQYFLLSEVANRVLPSLCSLSVDPEKTVRDPAFKTIRGFLGKLEKVSEDPSLRETMEADVHTATPSIGNAAATWAGWAVTAVTAKFYRSQSDSSRPRPPLTGRNLSKPASLEQPSSSSLSTTTSSVTSMTSLEHESNDTSASASDYGNNDWDNENWGEMDTSQDPSSPLAASSNNGALMAANALSEVRDGWDNEEWGSLEEDPCEEEEQAEQEQQQQQLARQSISSTTSSSQQHQRPLLPHQQQQHPHQQQLQQHELNDLIEPLAKLNSHVTSPSKQSMLRPKELPNLSSSNTSPTSATANCNNISPPSSHLNNSTHNANWNSDSWADGEFEPLDESGFGNAKLDEARRKREEKKLQRQRELEARRAQRASGPMKLGAKKL